The following is a genomic window from uncultured Fibrobacter sp..
ATCACGACTGCCGCCGTGGACGCCGACAAGGCAGAGAACGTTGTAAAGCTCATCAAGGAATACAAGCCCGACCTGGTGATGAACATCGCGCTCCCCTACCAGGACCTCGCCATCATGGACGCCTGCCTCGAATGCGGCGTAAACTACATGGACACGGCGAACTACGAGCCCGAAAACATCGACGACCCCGAGTGGCGCAAGGTCTACGACAAGCGCTGCAAGGAACAGGGCTTCAGCGCCTACTTCGACTACAGCTGGCAGTGGGCATATAAAGAAAAGTTTGAAAAGGCCGGTCTCACGGCACTGCTCGGTTCCGGCTTCGACCCGGGTGTTTCCCAGGCCTACTGCGCCTACGCCCTCAAGCACCAGTTCGACACCATCGAAGAAATCGATATCCTCGACTGCAACGGCGGCGATCACGGTTACAAGTTTGCAACGAACTTCAACCCCGAAATCAACCTGCGCGAAGTTTCCGCTCCGGGCAGCTACTGGGACACCGACGAAAATGGCAAGGGCCACTGGGTCGAAATCCCGGCCATGAGCATCAAGCGCGAATACGTGTTTGACGAAGTGGGCAAGAAGGACATGTACCTGCTGCACCACGAAGAAATCGAATCGCTCGCCCAGAACATCCCGGGCGTGAAGCGCATCCGTTTCTTCATGACATTCGGCCAGAGCTACCTCGACCACATGCGCTGCCTCGAAGACGTGGGCATGCTCAGCACGCAGCCCATCAAGTTCCAGGGCCAGGAAATTGTGCCTATCCAGTTCTTGAAGGCTCTCCTTCCGGACCCGGCAAGCCTCGGCCCCCGCACCGTGGGCAAGACGAACATCGGTTGTATCTTCAAGGGTACCAAGGACGGCAAGCCGAAGACCTACTACCTGTACAACGTCTGCGACCACCAGGAATGCTACAAGGAACTCGGTAGCCAGGCTATCGCCTACACCACCGGCGTTCCGGCCATGTGCGGCGCCATGATGGTACTTACTGGCAAGTGGAACAAGCCGGGCGTGCACACCGTCGAAGAATTTGATCCGGATCCGTTCATGGAAGCCCTCACCAAGTACGGCCTCCCGTGGAAGGAAAACTTTAACCCTGTTCTCGTTGACTAGAGTAAAAGGGGCTAGAGACTAGAATCTAGAGGCTAGTGAATAAGAATCACGCACTTCGTGCGTCTGATTTTTCTCCAATCCCTAGATCCTAGATTCTAACCCCTAGATCCTAATCCCTAAATCCTAACCTCTAACCTCTAGACTCTAACATGAAAAAATGGCGCATTGACGATTCCCGCGACTTGTACAACGTCAAGGGTTGGGGCGTAAACTTCTTCGACATCAACGAGAAGGGCCACGCGACAGTTCATCCACTCAAGGAAGGCGGCCCAGACATTGACCTGTACGACTTGGTACAGGAACTTTCACTCCGCGACGTCTCTACCCCGATGCTGTTGCGTTTCCCGGATATCCTGGATAGCCGCATCGAAAAAATCAACGAGTGCTTCAACAAGGCCCGCAAGGAATACGGTTTCAAGGGGAGCTACTACAGCATCTTCCCCATCAAGGTGAACCAGCAGCGCGCCGTCTTGGAAGAAGTCGTGCGCCACGGCAAGAAATTCAACATCGGGCTCGAAGCCGGTTCCAAGCCGGAACTGCACGCCGTCCTCGCCAACATGGACAACCCCGATGCACTGATCATCTGTAACGGCTACAAGGACGAAGACTTCATCGAACTCGCACTCCTTGCACAGAAGATGGGCAAGAAAATTTTCATCGTCGTCGAGAAGATGAACGAGCTTCACCTGGTGGTGGAACTTTCCCGCCGCATCGGTGTGCGCCCGAACATCGGTATCCGCATCAAGCTTGCAAGCTCCGGCAGCGGCAAGTGGGAAGAATCCGGCGGATACCACAGCAAGTTCGGCCTGAACAGTTCTGAACTTTTGGAAGCGCTGGACTACATCAAGGAAGAGAAAATGGAAGACTGCATGAAGCTCATCCATTTCCACCTGGGTAGCCAGATTACGCATATCCGCAATATCAAGAACGGGCTCCGCGAAATTTCGCAGTTCTACATTCAAATTCGCAAGATGGGAATGAGTCTGGAATTCGTGGACGTGGGTGGCGGCTTGGGAGTTGATTACGACGGCACCCGCAGCACCAACGCAAGTTCCGTGAACTATTCCATCCAGGAATACGCAAACGACGTGGTGTACGCCATCTACGAAGCCTGCGAAGAGGCAAAGCTTTCGCACCCGAACATCATCGCAGAATCGGGCCGTGCGCTTTCGGCGCACCATTCCATTCTGGTGTTCAACATTCTGGAAACTGCAAGCCAGGCATTCTTCGACGACGAGGAACACGAAATCGGTGACGACGCACCCGATGCACTGAAAGACCTTTACGGGATTTACAAGGGGCTTTCCCCGAAGAACCTGCTGGAAAGCTGGCACGATGCCATGCAGCTGAACGACGACGTTCTGAGCGGATTCAAAGTGGGCGACTACGATTTGCCCACCCGCGCCATGAGCGAACGCCTTTTCTGGAGCATTGCCCGCGAAGTGAACCAGATTGCAAGCGAACTGCGCCACCCGCCTTACGAACTGGCGGAACTCCCCCGCCTCTTGGCCGAGAAGTATTTCGGAAACTTCAGCCTTTTCCAGAGCCTGCCCGACAGTTGGGCCATCGACCAGATTTTCCCGGTCATGCCTATCCAGCGGCTAGACGAAGAACCCACGGTAGAAACCACCATCCAGGATGTCACTTGTGACTCCGACGGAAAGATTGCCCTATTCATCCGTGGTGGCGACGTGAGCCATACGCTCCCGCTGCATAAGCTGAAAAAGAACGAGCCTTACTACATCGCGGTTTATCTCGTGGGTGCCTACCAGGAAATCCTCGGCGACCTGCACAACCTCTTCGGCGACACGAACGCCGTCCATATTGTCTGCAACGAACAGGGTGGCTACGAAATCGAAAAGGTCATCGACGGCGAATCCGTAGAAGACGTACTCGACTACGTGAGCTTCAGCGACAAGGCCCTGGTGCGCAACATGGAAAACTGGGTGACCCGCTCCGTGAAGGAAGGGAAAATCAGTTTGCAAGAAGGCAAGGAATTCCTGAACATCTACCGCAGCGGCCTGTACGGATATACGTATCTGGAGTGATTGGTGGTTAGTGGTTAGGGAAATTCTATGATTCATGAAATAGCGCCGCACGTTTTCAACAACGAATTCAAAATCGCTGATCCGAAGGCCACCGATTTCATTATCCGTTACAATGGGGCGAAGACACTCCTCAAAAAAGTGGATGGCGGTTACGCGATTCCTCGTGTTGGCGAACTCCTTGCGCTCGAAAATAAAGCTCTCGCTGATTTCGAAGGCCATTACCTTTTCAGCATCGACGATACAGCCTTCTTCTTAGACGATAGCAAGGCTACTTTTGAAGCAGAAGCACCTAGCGGTTACGAATACATGGGCAACCGCACTTTCCGTGCCATGGCCCCCGTAGAACGCTTGGGCGGTGCAACAGCGACGCACATTGCGCATTGGGAATCGCTCAACAAGTTCTGCGGCCGTTGCGGGAACGTGACCATCCGTGGCGACAAAGAACGTTCTATTATTTGTCCCAAATGCGGAAACATCGTTTATCCGCGCATCTCTCCGGTCGTAATTGTAGCCGTCCATAATGGCGACAAACTTTTGATGGCGCACAATATCGATAACCCGAACCCGAGACTCTTCTTGATTTCGGGTTTTGTGGAAGTTGGCGAAAGTCTGGAACAGGCGGTACACCGCGAAGTCATGGAAGAAGCAGGCCTTCGCGTGAAGAATGTTCGTTACTTCAGTTCGCAGCCGTGGGCTTTTAGTGATTCACTGATTGCAGGCTTTACCGCCGAACTCGATGGCGACGATACTATCCGCATGCAAAAGGAAGAACTCTCCGAAGCCATGTGGGTTAAGCGCGAAGACATTCCCGAATACGAGACCGACGTCAGCATCAGTTGCTGCCTCATCGAAGACTTCCGCCACAAAGCGTAAACACTTTCACCATAAAACAAAAAACCTGGTTTTTAAACCAGGCTTTTTTAGAGCGGGAAAAGGGTCTCGAACCCTCGACATCGACCTTGGGAAGGTCGCGCTCTACCAACTGAGCTACTCCCGCGAGCACTTCAAATGTAATAAAAGCATATCGTATTGTAAAGGGATTTTTCTATCATTTCGCCCATGAAAAGGTTACTCGCCATATCCATTCCGTTGATCGTTCTTACCACAGCAGCCACCACCTCGGCCGAAGAAAAATCCATGTGGCAAAAGTTTGTCGACTTCTTCAACCCCTCCCCGACATTGGAAGGCGAAGGCCCACTGTACGATCAGCTCAAGGAACTGGATTCCAAGATAACCAAAACAGAAGGCAAGTATTCCAGAGAACGCAGGCCCGGAAACAAGGCCCGTTTGAAAAAGGAACTCGAGGAGCTCCGCGAACAACGGAACAAACTTGTAGAAAGAATCAATGCCGGTGAAGCGGAAACCTCATCAAGCATAGCCAAAGAAGCGCCCGCGTCATCCTCTTCTCAACCGGCCCCCAAGCCAACAGTCTGCGCACACGACACCATTTTCGTCAAAGACACAGTCATCATTCACGATACGCTGTACGTAATCGTTGCAGACAAACCCACGAGTGCGGCACCCACCGACACTACCCAGGCACCAGATAAAAATTAGGGCGTATATGCAAGGCGGCTTCGTCGGCGGCCAGGTCCGCTTCAGGGACGTTCCGTCCCACGACAAGCGCACTGTCGAAGCCGGCGACTTGGGCACCAAATACATCCGTACCCAGCGTATCACCGACCATCAGCACCCGTGAGCCCGTTGGGAGCGTTTTGCGCACGCGTTCCCAAATTTCCGGGAACGGTTTCCCTAGATAAACAGATTCCGCTCCAGAGTTCAAACGAAGTTGTTCACAAAGAGCTCCCGATACCGGAGAACGCGAGCCATCGATATTCGGAGCCCAGGCGTCAGGATTCAGAACTAAAAGAAGCGCACGCTCGTGCGACAAAATATCCACCGCATGTTTGAACATCTCTGGAGTTGCCGTCGATGAAGATACAGCAACGATTGGCTCAATAGGATTTTCCACAGCCGTTATGCCACAGGCACCAAGCACATTCTTCCCCGTTTCCCGGCCAATATAGAACACTTCCCGCAAACAATACTCACCAGACTCACGAATTTCTTTAACGGCCGCAGCAAGCAAACTTCCCGAAGAAATAGTTTCAGATGCCGTAAAATCAAACCCACGATCCGCAGCGCTCTTTGCAAGAGCGGCATCCACATCCGAGGCGGCATTCGTCACAAGCCGGAGTTCTTTCCCTGCCCTGCGCAGTTCCATGAACCATTCCTTTGCACCGGGGTAAACATAATCGCCACGATTGTACAAGGTTCCATAGCCATCAAAACAAAAGGCATCGTACTCGCCAATAATTTCAGACAAAGTAATAGATTGTGAATAAAAAATCCCCGACCTCGTACCCAGGTCGGGTCTATTCTTTTCGCAAATCAGTTTTTGATAGCGTAAATAAATTTGTTTTTCAAGCAAGTCCATCAGCGACGAAGGACCCCGAATACTTGGGTCGTAATGCCCTCGTCTTCGCTGTAGTAGACAGTCTTGCCATCGTACTTGATTATTACAGCAATGTTTGCTAAGTAAGCACCACTGCCAACACGACGATGATGCGCATCCACCGTATTCCAACGTAAGAACAGACGCTTCGCCGACTTTCCAAACCGCTTGTCGTTACCCTTTACCTTGTACCTTGCATTAGCAACAAATGAGCCAAGGTTGGTATAAATTCTCACGTTGAACAAAACCGTCACCTTCGAAGCTTTGAATTCTTCTTGAGAACGCATTTTCAAAATTTCACGGACCGAAGCTTCAAAGTCAGATCCAAGAACATCCACCGCAACACCCCAGACCGTATCGTTAGGAACCTTAGTGTCCAGGTTTTCAAAAGTCAACTGGAATACAGAATCAGACAGTTCTTCTTGATCATAAGTTCTAACAAGGTTCTGCCTGAACAGTTCGAACGGGAAGAAACCTTCTACAGCATGGAACTTGGATTTCTTAGTTACTGCGTTGTTACTAGAATCCTTCATGCAAGCATACAGCAGTCGAACAGAATCCCTCACAGTCATTCGATCACTGGAACTCGCGTTACCATCAAAAATGAGCGAAGCCTCGTTATTAAAAACATTCCACTCAATCGATGTCGGAACAAGCTCGCGCACAACAGAATCCTTAAAAGACCAGAACTCCATGTACACGTCACAATTGTGTGCAGGCTTTACCTTTTCGGAGAACAAGACCTTCAACGTATCGGTGCCACCAGCACGGCGAGTTTTGAGTTGACACGTTCTAATCGTTGGAGCCATTCCATCTTTTACATTGACGCGATAGGAACTTCCATCCGAAAGATACAAGTCACAAGATCCCGAGAAATACACAAAAAAATCTGGAGACGTCAGTCCTGTCATTTGCTGGAACAAATACTGTTTGTCAGAGAGATCAATGAAAATGACGCGGTTACTCACAGTATCCAAAACAAATTTTTCTTTTGGAATAATGATGCGGATTGCCTGACCAAGCGTGTCAACCCAGTTCACAGCAAGGCTATCCATTTTTTCGTTAATGTACTCTTTAGTAATGACTCCTAAGAATCGGATCTGGAGATGGTCCATCCGGCCATCCTCGTCTTCGTCCAGAAAGTAATTCTGTTGGCTAGACGGTGGAACAGGGTCCTGAACAAACGCCCAAACCCAGTTTGCAAGTAGCAACATTGCAATAGACAATATGCGCACGGATCTAACCATGTTATCCTACCTCACTAACCTCCCTACTCTAAATCTATACACTTTTTAGGATTCCGTAATCACGTCCTTCCACAGGAATCACCAATTGGAGCCTCGAAAGGGTCTTAATATACTTGTCAAAGACCATTTTGAAGTCCTCACCGAGCTCTTCCTCCTGGTCATTGGCCAAATTATAGGCTATATAGCTCCCATCCGGGAAGATCGAGATGCAGCAGTCCCAGGTGATATCCCCCTCCAAAACCTCCTGATCATCGTCCCGATCCTGGCTTTCGAGCATGAGCATCGGGCAGGGTGCGGCGATGGGTTCGGCATGGCCATTTTCATAGATAAAGTAATTCCTGCTAACCAATTCGTGTTCCAGGGCCATCGTACTCGGGGTGCGTTCAAACTCGTTACGCAGGCGACGGATGTTTCCCAAATCATCCTCGTAGGGGTCCCTAAAATCGTCGGGCAAAACAATCTGGTAATAGTCGAACTGCTTGCCGCTTTTCTCGAACGTTTCAATCCATTCTCTGGGCGGCTCCGGACGCATCGTCAAAAAGTCCTCGAAGGAATCAAGGATATCGAACAACCTAGAAGTCCAGGGCTCGTTTTTGCGCTGTTGCATCAGCTCAAAAAAGTTCTTCAGGCGTTCTTCGCCCGGAACGACAGAAAGATCTTCCCCCGGCACACCACTCATATCAAATTCAGCCATAATTTTTATTCCTAATTATTACTAACCACCAACCACTAACCACTTCATCAAAAGCGCTACCACATTTCCACGGTCTTTACGGTCAGGCTCATCGCAATGTCCTTCTCGTAATACGCGGGTTCATTAATAAAGATAGGCCACACGCTCTCGCGACCATCCGCCTCGCCTTCGTAAAGGATATCCTTCCCGTCAAACGTGCGGAACAGCTTATCGCCCTTCTTGAGTTCGCCAAAGTCACGGCCCAGCAAATCCGGGTGAATCATCGCCTCGATGGGGGCTCCGGCCCACGCCTTGGGGTAGCCGAGATCGCGCAGCTGCGTATAGACTTCCACCTGGATAGGAGAGCGCTTCTGGAGCTCTCCTCGGTTCCATTCGTCCGCAAGTTCCAGGTAACGCTTTACCAGCTTTTCTGTCTGTTCGAACAGGCGGGCATCTAGAGTGCCATGCTGCTGCGGGCCAATTTCCACGCACACGTCCGCCATCGCGACGGTACCAAAATAAGGCGATGCAGAGCGTTCCTCCGGTTGGTAGTAAATGCGAGCATCGTCAAATTCATGCGTAAGCACTGCCGAAGCCTTCATCGTGAACGGATCACGAGCCGATAGAATCAGGCACAGTCCCATGTTCGAGCCCGTATTGTGAACGTCGAGCAACAAGTCTGTCTTGGTATTCGCACCCTTCGGGCCATAAACGCGGTTCAGTTCATGCGCACGCCGGAACTCGTACTGCTGCGGTTCCGCATTCATATCAAGACTAATCTGCGAAAAAGAACGGTTCAAATCAAAGTCGCGATAACGCCGGTTGAGCCGCATGGCCTCCGGGTTCGCAAGCACCAGCGAAACTTCGGCGCCGGGGCAGCACGTGCTGTAGCATTCGGGGCACGCCATCCACTTCTCGACCAAGCGAACACCCGTTCGCTCGTTCCCGTGCGTCCCGCCAGCAACGACTATTTTACGTATTTGACTCATGTTTTATATTATAGCAAAAAAGAGGCGATGACGCCCCTTTAAATTTTAAAAATTGTTTTTTGAAGTCGTCTTTAATTTTCAATTAATTTTCCACTAAACCATTCGCCATAAGCCTCTACATCGCGATTATCCTCTCCGCATTTCCATGATTCACTCGTGAATGAGTTGTCAATAGTTTCTGGAGCCGTCAGATTAAACTCATTCTCGCAGTCCTCAATCAAAAAGGCCACAGAAAGTATCATACCAGTTACCCCACAAGCCCCACCCGGAGCCACAGACCGAAACACAGACGTAAATTCAATAGCATCGTCCGCAAAGCGACTCAAAACATGCCCTACGGGTTGGCCTCCATCATAATCGGAAATCACAAAGTAACGACAATTCGCTCTTCTCGGGTGTTCGTCCATTATCTTTGCAGTCATCGGGAAACACATCCATATATCACTTGTATCCATTTGATACACAGGAGAATTTTTGGTCGGATGATCCGTTTTATTCATAAGGTTTTTGGAATAATTCGAGCATCCAAAGCCAGAATAACCATTATAAGCAATTACATGTTCGTCAAACGAGAGTTGTTCTGTATTCTCCGCGAACTGCAAAACATAGTTTTCTAGAGTCCGGTTGTAATTGACGGTTATTGCGGTATCGCGAACAGGCGTTATAACAGAATCTTCTTCAATGAAAATTGAAGAACTTGAACCATTTAACTCTGTTGAAGGAGACGACATAGTTATCCAGTATATCCCTGAGGAACTTTGAGCGTTCCCCGTCATCACGTTACAACGTTCGCTGGCAATATGGACATACTCCGACACCAGCTTGTTTGCAGAATCACTCCCGACATGCTTCACGCGGCATGCGGCTTCAAAAGCATCATCCTTACAGCCATTACTTGGCGTATAGAACTCGCTATTAGGCACCTTGTCGCATTCGGCCTTGAATTCCGCAAATACCGAATCGCACGAATTCACAAGCTTATTTCCGCTCATGGTGGAAACCTCACTGGAATTATAAATTTGCATCGTCATCGCAAGGAACGCGCTATCGGCAACGCATTCCACTCGCACTCCGTTACCATCGTCCGATACGGCCGATCTGCCGCCCTCAAATTTAGCATACGAGGATTCATTCCATTCCGTACCAAAATTGAGCCATTCTCTCACTTGCTTTTCCGAAGCGGCATTCTGGTCATCTATAGTACCCCCCGCAGCCTTGTCCGATTCGGAGCAAGCAACCAGTGCGGCAAAGGTCGAGGCAAAAATAATGATTTTCTTATTCATGGTTACGCTCCTTACTTTAATGAGGATTCTTGTTTTTGAACTTTGTCTGTAAGCGGGAATAGTTGCATATTCAAGCGATATACGCGATTGCCGCCTTTTTTGGCACTCGCAATAGAAATGATTCTCTTGCGACAGTTTTCCAATTCTTTCAAGATCTCGGCATAGTCTTCATCGTCTATGCCCATAGTGACCCCCGTAAAGTTGCGTTCATCTACAGGATACTTTTCAACAGCATCTTTTGCGAAACTGGCCATTTCCTTGTGCATCTCGCGGACAAGCACCGGCATGGCCGCAACAGACATCTGTAACGAACGGTCCACCTGTTCATACACATTGTCGGCCGTCTTTTTAAGGAATTTCGCCCGGGTCAAGAAGGCTAGCGCATTGCGAACCTCTTCTGCCGAAAAAGCATTGCCGCAAGCCCTGGCAATATCGAGGGGTTTTGCACCCGGCATCATGGGAGCCAGTTCGCGCAGTACCGGGAATTTCCATGACTCGTAGAAAGACATCGATTCGCCTTCCAGAACACGGACTTTGCGAGCACACGCGATTTCCTTCATTTCGGTATAGGCAGCCTTTTTATCGACATCCTTTTTGGCTTGACCAAACTTCACCAACTGTCGAAAATACTCGCGTTCGGCCCCCACAAGGTCCATAGCGTCGGCGGCACGTTCAACCCCGGTTTTAGAAAGGCCGCTCTTGCCTTCGCACACCAACTTCATATGGTTAGGCGAAGTGAAACCACCCTTCTTAGTAAAATCACGCCAGGAAAAAGCGGAAGTCTGCTTTTTCCACCGGTAATAGTCGTTCATAAACAAACGGTAGTCTTCATATTCAATTACGGATTTCATCATACCCTAAATATATTTCATGCCTAGCCACATGGAATCATTTTTTATACAAAAATTTCGTTTTTCTATTCAAATTGTATAATTTTACGTATAATTTCAAAAATTCAAAAAATCATTATACACCCTAGCTGGCACAATATGATTTTTTCTACATTTGCCCGCATGGATTTAGACCACTGCCGCCGTCTTTCTATTGCGCCGATGCTCGACTGCACCGACCGTCACGAGCGCTATTTTTTGCGTCTACTTTCGCGGAACGTTCTGCTCTACAGCGAGATGGTGGTGGCAAGCGGGCTTTTGCATTGCGAAAATACCGACATGTTCCTCGGGCACGAACCGCTCGAACAGCCCGCAGTGTTGCAGCTCGGAGGCAGCAACCCAACAGATCTCGCGCGCGCATCCAAGCTCGTAGAAGCCGCGGGATTCCAGGAAGTGAACCTGAACTGCGGATGCCCTTCGGACCGCGTGCAGAACGGAAACTTCGGCGCATGCCTCATGAAAGAAAAGAATGTCGTCGCCGACTGTTTCAAGGCCATGCAAGATGCGGTGGGCATTCCCGTGTCCATCAAGTGCCGCATCGGGGTCGACGAGTTCGACAGCTGGGAATTCTTCACTGATTTTATACAAACTATCCGCGACGCGGGATGCAAGGTGTTCATCATCCATGCGCGCAAGGCGTGGCTCCAAGGTCTCAGCCCCAAGGAGAACCGCGAGGTCCCGCCGCTGCACTACGATTTCGTCCACCGCCTCAAGGCCGAGATGCCGGACCTGAACATCAGCATCAACGGCGGCATCAAGACGCTCGACCAGGTGGAGGAACAACTTAAGGACCTGGACGGAGTGATGGTCGGCCGCGAAGCGTACGAGAACCCGTGGTTCCTGCACGACGCAGACGAACGCATTTTCGGCGATGTCCGCCCCGAAAGCGACAATCCCGCCGATATTGCCGCAGGGAAAGCACGCCCCGCGACCCGGAAAGCGCTCCTGGAAGCCTACCTCCCCTACGTAGAAAAGCAGACCGCCGACGGATGCCCCGCCACGATTCTCGTAAAGCACCTCTACGGGCTGTTCGCCGGACTCCCCGGTGCCCGCAGGTTCCGCCAGATGCTCAGCAACGAGTCCCCCAAGGCAAGGGGCCGCGGAGAAGCCGTCGCCCTGATCCGCCAGGCGATGGACCAGGTAAAAGAATAAAAACGGGCCAAAAAAGGGTTTTTTAGGGGGTCTTTCCCCCTTGACAAAACGGCCAAATTTTTCTCTATTTGGGAGCACAATTTTCAGTTTAACCTTTAACGGAGATACAACATGCCTTGCGGAAAGAAAAGAAAGCGCAGGAAGATTGCGACCCACAAGCGTAAAAAACGCCGTCGTCGTGACCGCCAGAAAAAGAAACTTCGCTAATATCCGTTAGCATTTTCTTGTAATTTCCTGAAAAGCGGAGTGCGAAAAACACTCCGTTTTTTTCTGTTTATAGTCGACAACGCCTATCCACGGACCCCGGTCAAAACAATGATCCTCACCGGCAGCATAAAGACAATCACATTCCACAATCCGCAGAACGGTTTTACGGTCATGCGACTGACGGACGCCGAGACCCAAAAGGTCGTGGTAGTCACTGGGAATTTTCCA
Proteins encoded in this region:
- a CDS encoding saccharopine dehydrogenase family protein, which produces MARALIIGCGAVATVAIKKCCTCSEVFSEICIASRHRENCEKLAQELRPNTKTVITTAAVDADKAENVVKLIKEYKPDLVMNIALPYQDLAIMDACLECGVNYMDTANYEPENIDDPEWRKVYDKRCKEQGFSAYFDYSWQWAYKEKFEKAGLTALLGSGFDPGVSQAYCAYALKHQFDTIEEIDILDCNGGDHGYKFATNFNPEINLREVSAPGSYWDTDENGKGHWVEIPAMSIKREYVFDEVGKKDMYLLHHEEIESLAQNIPGVKRIRFFMTFGQSYLDHMRCLEDVGMLSTQPIKFQGQEIVPIQFLKALLPDPASLGPRTVGKTNIGCIFKGTKDGKPKTYYLYNVCDHQECYKELGSQAIAYTTGVPAMCGAMMVLTGKWNKPGVHTVEEFDPDPFMEALTKYGLPWKENFNPVLVD
- the speA gene encoding biosynthetic arginine decarboxylase, which codes for MKKWRIDDSRDLYNVKGWGVNFFDINEKGHATVHPLKEGGPDIDLYDLVQELSLRDVSTPMLLRFPDILDSRIEKINECFNKARKEYGFKGSYYSIFPIKVNQQRAVLEEVVRHGKKFNIGLEAGSKPELHAVLANMDNPDALIICNGYKDEDFIELALLAQKMGKKIFIVVEKMNELHLVVELSRRIGVRPNIGIRIKLASSGSGKWEESGGYHSKFGLNSSELLEALDYIKEEKMEDCMKLIHFHLGSQITHIRNIKNGLREISQFYIQIRKMGMSLEFVDVGGGLGVDYDGTRSTNASSVNYSIQEYANDVVYAIYEACEEAKLSHPNIIAESGRALSAHHSILVFNILETASQAFFDDEEHEIGDDAPDALKDLYGIYKGLSPKNLLESWHDAMQLNDDVLSGFKVGDYDLPTRAMSERLFWSIAREVNQIASELRHPPYELAELPRLLAEKYFGNFSLFQSLPDSWAIDQIFPVMPIQRLDEEPTVETTIQDVTCDSDGKIALFIRGGDVSHTLPLHKLKKNEPYYIAVYLVGAYQEILGDLHNLFGDTNAVHIVCNEQGGYEIEKVIDGESVEDVLDYVSFSDKALVRNMENWVTRSVKEGKISLQEGKEFLNIYRSGLYGYTYLE
- the nudC gene encoding NAD(+) diphosphatase, which encodes MIHEIAPHVFNNEFKIADPKATDFIIRYNGAKTLLKKVDGGYAIPRVGELLALENKALADFEGHYLFSIDDTAFFLDDSKATFEAEAPSGYEYMGNRTFRAMAPVERLGGATATHIAHWESLNKFCGRCGNVTIRGDKERSIICPKCGNIVYPRISPVVIVAVHNGDKLLMAHNIDNPNPRLFLISGFVEVGESLEQAVHREVMEEAGLRVKNVRYFSSQPWAFSDSLIAGFTAELDGDDTIRMQKEELSEAMWVKREDIPEYETDVSISCCLIEDFRHKA
- a CDS encoding HAD hydrolase-like protein, coding for MSEIIGEYDAFCFDGYGTLYNRGDYVYPGAKEWFMELRRAGKELRLVTNAASDVDAALAKSAADRGFDFTASETISSGSLLAAAVKEIRESGEYCLREVFYIGRETGKNVLGACGITAVENPIEPIVAVSSSTATPEMFKHAVDILSHERALLLVLNPDAWAPNIDGSRSPVSGALCEQLRLNSGAESVYLGKPFPEIWERVRKTLPTGSRVLMVGDTLGTDVFGAQVAGFDSALVVGRNVPEADLAADEAALHIRPNFYLVPG
- a CDS encoding aspartoacylase, whose amino-acid sequence is MSQIRKIVVAGGTHGNERTGVRLVEKWMACPECYSTCCPGAEVSLVLANPEAMRLNRRYRDFDLNRSFSQISLDMNAEPQQYEFRRAHELNRVYGPKGANTKTDLLLDVHNTGSNMGLCLILSARDPFTMKASAVLTHEFDDARIYYQPEERSASPYFGTVAMADVCVEIGPQQHGTLDARLFEQTEKLVKRYLELADEWNRGELQKRSPIQVEVYTQLRDLGYPKAWAGAPIEAMIHPDLLGRDFGELKKGDKLFRTFDGKDILYEGEADGRESVWPIFINEPAYYEKDIAMSLTVKTVEMW
- a CDS encoding TIGR02147 family protein, whose translation is MMKSVIEYEDYRLFMNDYYRWKKQTSAFSWRDFTKKGGFTSPNHMKLVCEGKSGLSKTGVERAADAMDLVGAEREYFRQLVKFGQAKKDVDKKAAYTEMKEIACARKVRVLEGESMSFYESWKFPVLRELAPMMPGAKPLDIARACGNAFSAEEVRNALAFLTRAKFLKKTADNVYEQVDRSLQMSVAAMPVLVREMHKEMASFAKDAVEKYPVDERNFTGVTMGIDDEDYAEILKELENCRKRIISIASAKKGGNRVYRLNMQLFPLTDKVQKQESSLK
- the dusA gene encoding tRNA dihydrouridine(20/20a) synthase DusA, translated to MDLDHCRRLSIAPMLDCTDRHERYFLRLLSRNVLLYSEMVVASGLLHCENTDMFLGHEPLEQPAVLQLGGSNPTDLARASKLVEAAGFQEVNLNCGCPSDRVQNGNFGACLMKEKNVVADCFKAMQDAVGIPVSIKCRIGVDEFDSWEFFTDFIQTIRDAGCKVFIIHARKAWLQGLSPKENREVPPLHYDFVHRLKAEMPDLNISINGGIKTLDQVEEQLKDLDGVMVGREAYENPWFLHDADERIFGDVRPESDNPADIAAGKARPATRKALLEAYLPYVEKQTADGCPATILVKHLYGLFAGLPGARRFRQMLSNESPKARGRGEAVALIRQAMDQVKE